TCAGCCAGCGATTAAAGTATTCGAAAGTCTAGCTGAAGCTATGTTCAAGCTAACTGACATGGTGATGAAGCTAGCGCCATATGGTGTGTTTGGTTTAATGGCTTGGGTTGCTGGAGAGTATGGTCTAGACATGTTACTTCCACTGATTAAAGTTATCGCTGCAGTTTACATTGGCTGTGTTTTACATATCGTAGGTTTTTACAGCGCTGCATTAGTCTTACTGGGTAAGCTCAACCCAGTGCACTTTTTCAAAGGCATTAGCAATGCCATTGTTGTGGCTTACACCACTTCAAGTTCGGCAGGCTCGCTGCCAGCTAGTATGAAGTGTGCTAATGAGCTTGGCGTAAATAAGAAGATCTCTAGTTTCGTATTGCCGCTAGGAACTACCATCAATATGGATGGCACCGCGCTGTATCAAGGCGTGACCGCTTTGTTTGTCGCTCAGGCTTTTGGTATTGATCTAACCTGGGTTGATTATGTCACCATTATTCTAACTGGGACTTTGGCATCTATCGGCACAGCAGGTGTGCCTGGCGCAGGTCTAGTGATGCTAACTCTAGTATTAACCACTGTTGGTCTACCACTGGAGGGTGTGGCGATTATTGCTGGTATCGACCGCATTTTGGATATGGCGCGTACCACGGTTAATGTATGTGGTGACTTAACCGCAACCACCATTATTGCTCGCA
This DNA window, taken from Shewanella maritima, encodes the following:
- a CDS encoding dicarboxylate/amino acid:cation symporter; the protein is MSTQTPSVFSRAWSRWMAVPLWMQILIGMTLGIAVGVGLGESATYLKPIGTIFVNTIKMLIVPLVFCSLIVGVTSMQDTAKMGRIGFKSFVFYLGTTAFAMTIGLLVGHILQPGAGLDLVQSGVDETVKQAPSLMETLINIVPTNPVAALASGQILQVIVFAVALGIALVLIGERGQPAIKVFESLAEAMFKLTDMVMKLAPYGVFGLMAWVAGEYGLDMLLPLIKVIAAVYIGCVLHIVGFYSAALVLLGKLNPVHFFKGISNAIVVAYTTSSSAGSLPASMKCANELGVNKKISSFVLPLGTTINMDGTALYQGVTALFVAQAFGIDLTWVDYVTIILTGTLASIGTAGVPGAGLVMLTLVLTTVGLPLEGVAIIAGIDRILDMARTTVNVCGDLTATTIIARSENELNVQQYQADTSSKES